The uncultured Carboxylicivirga sp. genomic interval AAATAAATATTACAGTAATAAAGATCAAATATTTTACTAAAAAATACTATTATAAATATTAAAAACTGTTATTGATGTACTTTTTAAGTTTTATTTTCCAATAAACAATCGTAATTTTGCGGGCACGATATCAATAGATATTCTATGAGCATACTTATAATTAATGGTCCTAATTTAAATTTATTAGGAAAAAGAGAGCCTACTATATATGGATCTGATACTTTTGAAGATTATTTCAAAAAAATTCAGAATGAATACGCTGATATTGATTTAGAGTATTTTCAATCGAACCACGAGGGGGAGATTATTGATAAACTTCACGAAAAAGGTTTTTCTATTGATGGGGTGGTGTTAAATGCGGGAGCTTACACGCATACTTCATTGGCTATTGCCGATGCAATTGCTGCGATTGAAACACCCGTTGTTGAAGTTCATATTAGTAACGTGTTTCAGCGAGAGGCGTTTCGACACCATTCTTTTATAAGTAGTGTTTGTATTGGAAGTATTTCAGGTTTTGGGCTTGACTCTTATAGGTTAGGGCTTGAAGCATTAATAAAAAGAAGAAAGAATAATTTAAATAAGTAATTTGTTAATTTTTTGGATCGAGCAGGGGAAGGGCTGGATTCAATATGTTTAAATAGTTGCATACCTCCAGAAAAATTTAATTATGAAGAAGTTTACGAAAATTGTTGCTACAATTTCAGATCGTGATTGCGAAGTTGATTTTTTAAAGCAGTTGTATAAGGCTGGGATGAACGTTGTTCGTTTGAATACCGCTCACCAGGACTTCGAAGGTGTTAAAAAAGTAGTTGATAATGTGAGAGCTGTTTCTGACAAAATCGCTATTTTAATTGATACTAAAGGGCCGGAAATCAGAACATCAAAATGTGATGGAAATCTTAAATTCAAAACCGGTGATGTTGTTAAAGTAAAAGGCGGTATCGAAAACGAATCGTCAAACGAATGTATCTTTGTTAGCTACGAAAGCTTTGCTCAAGACGTACCTGTTGGAAGCGACGTTTTAATTGACGATGGTGAAGTTGCACTTAAAGTAGATTCTAAAGAAGGTGATCATTTACTTTGTACCGTTTGTAATGATGGTGAAGTAGGAAGCCGTAAAAGTGTTAACGTTCCTGGTGTTCGTATTAACTTACCTTCGGTTACCGAAAAAGACAGAAATTTCATTAAGTATGCAGCTGAAATCGGAATTGACTTTGTAGCCCACTCATTTGTTCGTAATAGAGAAGATGTTTTAGAAGTTCAATCTATTCTTGACGAAATGAAGAGCCCAATGAAAATTGTGGCTAAGATTGAAAACCAAGAAGGTGTTGAAAATCTAGAAGAAATTTTAGCTCACGTTCACGGTATTATGGTTGCTCGTGGTGATTTAGGTATTGAAGTTCCACAGGAAAAAATCCCTGGAATTCAACGTCAAATGATCCGTGCTTGTGTTGAGGCTAAAAAACCAGTTATTGTTGCTACTCAAATGTTGCATACAATGATCAAAAACCCTCGTCCTACACGTGCTGAGGTTACTGACGTTGCAAATGCAATTTATCACCGTACTGATGCTATCATGTTAAGTGGTGAAACTGCTTATGGTAGCTACCCAGTAGAGGCGGTAAAAACAATGTCGAAAATTGCTAAGGAAGTAGAAGCTGCTAAAGATTCACGTAACGACATTCCTGTACCTACAAATGAATCAGAAGTAACTGCTTATTTAGCTGATACTGCTGTTAACGCAAGCAAATCATTAGAGATTAAAGCAATCTTAACTGAAGCTTTAACTGGTAAAACAGCTCGTTATATTGCTGCATTCCGTGCTACTGTTCCTGTATATGCTTTAAGTCATTCACCTGAAGTAGGTCGTTTATTAGCGCTTTCTTATGGTGTTTACCCTAAAGTAATGGAAGAAGGTACTGATGCAAAAGATATCCTTAAGAAAACCCTTAAAAAGCTTATGAAAAAAGAAGTTTTAGAAGGTGGTGATCTTGTTGCATATTTAGGTGGAAGTTTAGGATTAGGTGGTGGAACCACTTATCTGGAAATTATCACTGCTGATGCATTATTAAAGAAAATTGAAAACGCTTAATTGAGTTTTTAAATAGATATAAAAGCGCTGTTCATTTGAATGGCGCTTTTTTTTATAATTTTTTTTATTTGCTAATGTATTGAAAAGCAATACTTGATAAATTGGGACCAAAGAAAACTTTAATTGTTTTTTAAAATAGGTTTGCATATAAGAAAAGAAGAGTTACCTTTGCATCGCTTTCAGAAAGAGATACAGGTGACAAACTTGGTAGAATGCTTACCAAATAAGGGTTTCAGAAGAAAGTTGAGAATTTCAAATGTGAAATTCAAATTCAAAAAGATGTTGAAAAATGTCTAAACTGGTCTGGTAGTTCAGCTGGTTAGAATGCCGGCCTGTCACGCCGGAGGTCGCGGGTTCGAGTCCCGTCCAGACCGCTAGTTTAGAGAAAGATTTGATGATAATCAAAAAGAAGGTCTGGTAGTTCAGCTGGTTAGAATGCCGGCCTGTCACGCCGGAGGTCGCGGGTTCGAGTCCCGTCCAGACCGCTCTCTTTAAATTATCATTTTAGGTCTGGTAGTTCAGCTGGTTAGAATGCCGGCCTGTCACGCCGGAGGTCGCGGGTTCGAGTCCCGTCCAGACCGCTCTCTTTAAATTATCATTTTAGGTCTGGTAGTTCAGCTGGTTAGAATGCCGGCCTGTCACGCCGGAGGTCGCGGGTTCGAGTCCCGTCCAGACCGCATCTTTTTAAATACATCTTTAGGTCTGGTAGTTCAGCTGGTTAGAATGCCGGCCTGTCACGCCGGAGGTCGCGGGTTCGAGTCCCGTCCAGACCGCAAAAAGGGAGCTAATAGCTCCCTTTTTTGTTTTATAAGTATTTCTACTTTTATTGATTTTCTAATACGCTTTTAATAAATTCTGGAATACGCGTAGCTTTGCCTGTTTCACTGTGCATAAACGCCAGAGTAACCGTGGCTGTATTAATGGTTTCGTTATTTTTAATTGTAGCGTATTTAAAGCTTATTTTTACGTTAGTTAGTTTTTCTATACTCACTTCAATCTGAAGTTCGTCATCGTAAATAGCAGGCTTAATAAAGCGAAAATCCATGGCAATAACAGGCATCATTATTCCTTTTTCTTCAATAGTTGAATATGGAAGCTTAAGAGACCTTAGGTATTCCCATCTTGCATTTTCGTATAAACGGGCATAGTTAGAGTGATGCAGGAATTGCATTTTATCTGTTTCGGCATAGCCTACTCTGTGAGTATGTATAAATGGCTTTTTATCTACTGATGATTGCATTGATGTTCTTCTTCGTTGTTATGATTGGAATGGTGATCGCATACAATTTTCGAATCAATTGCATCGCCCTTGATATACGATTCAATAACTTCTTTAATTGGTCCAGAACAGCCTCTGATTACTTTTATTTGAGCTTGATTGATCTTGTTAACTGCTCCTTGCCCCATGTTGCCAGCGAGCATTACAGTTACTCCTTTACTTTGTAATGTGCCAACAATATTTGTTTTACATCCGCAACCGTTGGGTGATGGAATTTCTTCAATGTTTTCTATTTGATTGTTAGTAATTGTTGCGATGCTAAAAAACTGGCAATGGCCAAAATGATCATCAACCATTTTGTCTTTGGTTGGAATTGCAATTTTCATGATTTGTGTATTATTATTGATATGTAATTATTCCTATTAGTATAATATGTTATTGCTTTAATTGATTTATTAAACATTAATATGTTTTACGTTTTTAAGATTTTTCGAAATTGAGTGTTGGTTTTAGATTGGATTAATTTATTGCTTATAGAATAAAATTTAACGGTCTAAAAATAAGCATATGCTCATAATAATCAAATGCCGAATCACGTTAAAATAAGGTAATAATAAATTAACGATCTTTAAATTAGGGTTTTAAAGAACGAGAAGTGGACCTTGCCGTATTTTTTTAGTTCGACAAAATTAGGATGAGATTCAAATGATTTTTTATCAGAATGCTCCAAAATAAACAATCCATCTTCGTTTAGTAAATCTTGTTGAAAGAAATGGTCGGGAATTGTATCAAATTGTTTTAAATCAAATGGAGGATCAGCAAAAATAAGATCGTATTTTTCGCTACTTCGTTGCATGAATTTAAAAGCATCTGCTTTTATTGGTCTGATGTAACGATCTAATTCAAATTCACTGATTGTTTTCTTTACAAAAGAAAGGTGGTTGTAGTTTAATTCAACTGTAGTAATGTTCACACAACCTCTTGAAGCAAATTCGTATGAGATACTTCCTGTACCTCCAAATAAATCTAAAACTTTAAGATCTTCGAAATCAATCCGATTATTTAAAACATTAAATAAGCTCTCGCGTGCGATGTCGGTTGTTGGGCGAGCTTTAAAACTTTTAGGTGGCGAAAAACGACGTCCTTTCAAAAAACCGCTTATTATACGCATATAGCTAAATTAAAAAGGTTATGATGTTCTTGTTTGTATTCGTCTTTAAGTTTAAGCGTGTCACTAAAATTAAAATGATAAGATGGCGTGATTATTTTAGTGTGTCTTAAATAATTTTTAAGGGCCAAATAATTTGGATTCTGACGATCATAAACGCCGTGTAGATATATTCTTGTGTTTTCTGTTGTCATT includes:
- the aroQ gene encoding type II 3-dehydroquinate dehydratase; amino-acid sequence: MSILIINGPNLNLLGKREPTIYGSDTFEDYFKKIQNEYADIDLEYFQSNHEGEIIDKLHEKGFSIDGVVLNAGAYTHTSLAIADAIAAIETPVVEVHISNVFQREAFRHHSFISSVCIGSISGFGLDSYRLGLEALIKRRKNNLNK
- the pyk gene encoding pyruvate kinase, giving the protein MKKFTKIVATISDRDCEVDFLKQLYKAGMNVVRLNTAHQDFEGVKKVVDNVRAVSDKIAILIDTKGPEIRTSKCDGNLKFKTGDVVKVKGGIENESSNECIFVSYESFAQDVPVGSDVLIDDGEVALKVDSKEGDHLLCTVCNDGEVGSRKSVNVPGVRINLPSVTEKDRNFIKYAAEIGIDFVAHSFVRNREDVLEVQSILDEMKSPMKIVAKIENQEGVENLEEILAHVHGIMVARGDLGIEVPQEKIPGIQRQMIRACVEAKKPVIVATQMLHTMIKNPRPTRAEVTDVANAIYHRTDAIMLSGETAYGSYPVEAVKTMSKIAKEVEAAKDSRNDIPVPTNESEVTAYLADTAVNASKSLEIKAILTEALTGKTARYIAAFRATVPVYALSHSPEVGRLLALSYGVYPKVMEEGTDAKDILKKTLKKLMKKEVLEGGDLVAYLGGSLGLGGGTTYLEIITADALLKKIENA
- a CDS encoding thioesterase family protein, producing MQSSVDKKPFIHTHRVGYAETDKMQFLHHSNYARLYENARWEYLRSLKLPYSTIEEKGIMMPVIAMDFRFIKPAIYDDELQIEVSIEKLTNVKISFKYATIKNNETINTATVTLAFMHSETGKATRIPEFIKSVLENQ
- a CDS encoding NifB/NifX family molybdenum-iron cluster-binding protein is translated as MKIAIPTKDKMVDDHFGHCQFFSIATITNNQIENIEEIPSPNGCGCKTNIVGTLQSKGVTVMLAGNMGQGAVNKINQAQIKVIRGCSGPIKEVIESYIKGDAIDSKIVCDHHSNHNNEEEHQCNHQ
- a CDS encoding RsmD family RNA methyltransferase is translated as MRIISGFLKGRRFSPPKSFKARPTTDIARESLFNVLNNRIDFEDLKVLDLFGGTGSISYEFASRGCVNITTVELNYNHLSFVKKTISEFELDRYIRPIKADAFKFMQRSSEKYDLIFADPPFDLKQFDTIPDHFFQQDLLNEDGLFILEHSDKKSFESHPNFVELKKYGKVHFSFFKTLI